The following are encoded in a window of Methanoregula sp. UBA64 genomic DNA:
- a CDS encoding cation:proton antiporter, which yields MDVILAVVCLGILTIALLFLGQRFKIPSIVCFLVIGMLAGPYALSIVSDQSTIETIGEIGVILLLFTIGLEFSFERLLKAWRVVVIGGAFQVCTTILVAALILHFLNGVRFTESIFFGFLVSLSSTAIVMKILQDRGEVETVPGRTLLGILIFQDLAVIPMILLTPIMMGSTITTASIPFEIGKVVAILAVLIVSAHWVVPWVMYRVAKQKNRELFVFTIAGICFAVAWLTNAAGLSYSLGAFMAGLIIGESEFSIDAVSNIIPFRDVFAAIFFISIGMLLDTSAILAQPSIVISLLAIILVAKVLTGSVASAILGMPIRVSIFVGLALAQIGEFSFVLAKSGSESNLMGTGPYQFFLAAAIITMALTPFTMNAAQPITNLMYRLFPDRIKRPDPTREVTGPVQEELSDHIVIVGYGMTGKSVARAAEILGIPYNAIDMDPDVVARERQADRHHEVIFGDATHREVLAYAGIERARALVVVISEQNVVPGIIHLAREMAPDIYIVVRTRHVNDVQQLLDLGADEVIPEEFETSVRIFSRVLAKYSLPDSDIDTLRKVVRNNGYRLFSKGQAPESGRVTNPENLFAGLHIRTLLLAEGSWVQGKTLRELDAWNTYSVGILAIRRGTSAITAPNPDLQLQPDDLLILYGSEENIQKFLPQAAGESAVPGNGHTPAPGE from the coding sequence ATGGATGTCATTCTCGCCGTTGTCTGCCTGGGCATTCTCACCATCGCACTCCTCTTTCTCGGGCAGCGGTTTAAGATCCCCAGCATTGTCTGTTTTCTTGTCATCGGGATGCTCGCCGGCCCATATGCACTTTCGATCGTAAGCGACCAGTCCACCATCGAGACCATCGGCGAGATCGGCGTCATCCTCCTGCTCTTTACCATCGGCCTCGAATTTTCGTTTGAACGGCTGCTCAAGGCATGGCGTGTAGTTGTGATCGGCGGGGCGTTCCAGGTCTGCACAACCATTCTCGTTGCAGCCCTGATCCTGCACTTCCTCAATGGGGTCAGGTTCACGGAATCCATCTTTTTCGGGTTTTTAGTCTCGCTCTCCAGCACCGCTATCGTAATGAAGATCCTCCAGGACCGGGGAGAGGTCGAGACCGTCCCGGGAAGGACACTTTTAGGGATCCTCATCTTCCAGGACCTTGCCGTCATCCCCATGATCCTCCTCACCCCGATCATGATGGGCAGCACCATCACCACGGCCTCGATCCCCTTTGAGATCGGGAAAGTCGTTGCCATCCTTGCGGTCCTGATCGTCTCCGCACACTGGGTGGTGCCCTGGGTCATGTACCGCGTGGCGAAGCAGAAGAACCGGGAACTCTTCGTCTTTACTATCGCCGGGATCTGTTTTGCGGTCGCCTGGCTCACCAACGCCGCCGGGCTCTCCTACTCCCTTGGCGCATTCATGGCGGGCCTGATCATCGGGGAATCCGAGTTCAGCATCGATGCGGTCAGCAACATCATCCCGTTCCGCGATGTCTTTGCCGCCATCTTCTTTATCTCGATCGGGATGCTCCTTGACACGAGTGCCATCCTCGCGCAGCCTTCGATCGTCATCTCCCTCCTCGCGATCATCCTTGTCGCAAAAGTGCTCACCGGCTCGGTTGCCTCGGCAATCCTCGGGATGCCGATACGGGTCTCGATCTTTGTCGGCCTTGCCCTTGCCCAGATCGGGGAATTCTCCTTTGTACTTGCGAAAAGCGGCTCGGAATCCAACCTGATGGGGACCGGGCCCTACCAGTTCTTCCTTGCCGCAGCGATCATCACGATGGCGCTGACGCCGTTTACCATGAACGCGGCCCAGCCCATAACAAACCTGATGTACCGGCTCTTCCCGGACCGGATCAAGCGGCCGGATCCCACCAGGGAGGTAACGGGACCTGTTCAGGAAGAGCTCTCCGACCATATCGTGATCGTAGGGTACGGGATGACCGGCAAAAGCGTGGCCCGGGCCGCAGAGATCCTCGGCATCCCCTACAATGCCATCGACATGGACCCGGACGTGGTTGCACGGGAACGTCAGGCCGACAGACACCACGAGGTCATCTTCGGTGACGCCACCCACCGGGAGGTATTAGCGTACGCCGGTATAGAACGGGCGCGGGCCCTTGTGGTCGTCATCTCGGAACAGAACGTGGTCCCGGGAATCATCCACCTTGCCCGGGAGATGGCCCCGGATATCTATATCGTTGTCCGCACCCGCCATGTCAACGATGTACAGCAGCTCCTGGATCTCGGGGCCGACGAAGTGATACCGGAAGAGTTCGAGACCTCGGTCCGGATCTTCTCCCGGGTCCTTGCCAAGTATTCCCTGCCGGACAGCGATATCGATACCTTAAGAAAAGTTGTCAGGAATAACGGCTACCGGCTCTTTTCCAAAGGGCAGGCACCGGAGTCCGGACGGGTAACGAACCCGGAAAACCTGTTTGCCGGCCTCCATATACGGACACTCCTGCTCGCCGAAGGATCATGGGTACAGGGAAAGACCCTGCGGGAGCTCGACGCATGGAACACATATAGCGTGGGAATCCTTGCGATCCGGCGCGGCACCTCGGCAATCACTGCCCCGAACCCGGACCTCCAGCTGCAGCCGGACGATCTCCTCATCCTGTACGGTTCCGAGGAGAACATACAGAAATTCCTTCCGCAGGCAGCCGGCGAATCAGCCGTTCCCGGGAACGGTCACACCCCGGCCCCGGGGGAATAA
- a CDS encoding DEAD/DEAH box helicase, giving the protein MSSISHPLIRPDSIESREYQLAVAMKALDANTMVILPTGLGKTAVALIVAASRLYNEKGRILMLAPTKPLVEQHLRFFEKYLLATSPAGSDAPPFAMFTGEAPPAERTADWERSQVIFATPQVVKNDLIAGRYTLKDVTLMIVDECHRAVGNYAYVFLAQRYLATADKPLILAMTASPGGAQAKVQEVCANLGIVQVENRTENDHDVRPYVHERDVEIVTLSLPNDLKAAIHAINSLIENRLALLASVGFAVPKREKLSMRELAGINAQIQQRIQNRDQAGYAAASVYAELMKLRHAITLAESQGSEVLKGYVAKLVAEGSGAGGSKASQRLSRDPVFRELFELSQTWKAELHPKQAIVLDLAREQLENHPESRIIVFATFRDTVQLLVDYLNANGIACERFVGQATKDAEKGLSQKKQIAALTRFRAGEFKVLVATSVGEEGLDVPSTDLVIFYEAVPSEIRSIQRKGRTGRSAAGRVVVLVTKGTSDEVFRYVSQSKERMMQKSMRELAGHSSEPAKPVAVDQALIDEFTPQGPAIHIDDRETSSKVVEILSGMGAAIRLERLPVGDYVIGDRIAVERKTARDFVDTLINRDLLGQAKALSEAVPRPVMIIEGGDIYTQRDMNPNALRGVLAALTVDMGITLLFTRDEQDTAQMLFVIAKREEGERGERKFHPHKSFASAKEEQEYIVSAFPEIGMKNARLLLAHFGTIQGIANASLEELVAVKGIGEKTGGKIFELCRRKYG; this is encoded by the coding sequence ATGTCCAGCATCAGCCATCCCCTCATCCGGCCCGACAGCATCGAGTCGCGGGAGTACCAGCTCGCGGTTGCCATGAAGGCGCTGGATGCAAACACGATGGTGATCCTCCCCACCGGCCTCGGGAAGACCGCAGTTGCCCTCATTGTCGCGGCCTCCCGGCTCTACAATGAGAAAGGCCGGATCCTGATGCTTGCCCCGACAAAACCCCTCGTGGAACAGCACCTCCGGTTCTTCGAGAAATACCTTCTCGCAACAAGCCCGGCCGGGTCCGATGCCCCGCCGTTTGCGATGTTTACCGGCGAAGCCCCGCCGGCCGAGCGGACGGCGGACTGGGAGCGCTCGCAAGTGATCTTTGCCACCCCGCAGGTGGTAAAAAACGACCTGATCGCGGGACGGTACACCTTAAAGGACGTCACGCTCATGATCGTGGACGAGTGCCACCGGGCGGTTGGGAACTATGCCTATGTGTTCCTTGCCCAGCGCTACCTTGCAACCGCTGACAAGCCCCTCATCCTTGCCATGACCGCATCGCCCGGCGGTGCGCAGGCAAAGGTGCAGGAGGTCTGTGCCAACCTCGGCATCGTGCAGGTCGAGAACCGGACCGAGAACGACCACGATGTCCGGCCCTATGTCCACGAGCGTGATGTGGAGATCGTTACGCTCTCCCTCCCGAACGATCTTAAGGCCGCCATCCATGCAATCAACTCTCTCATTGAGAACCGGCTCGCACTCCTTGCCTCGGTCGGGTTTGCCGTCCCGAAACGTGAGAAACTTTCCATGCGGGAACTCGCCGGCATCAACGCCCAGATCCAGCAAAGGATCCAGAACCGGGACCAGGCCGGCTATGCCGCGGCCTCGGTCTATGCCGAGCTCATGAAGCTCCGCCATGCCATAACCCTTGCCGAATCACAAGGGAGCGAGGTGCTCAAGGGCTATGTGGCAAAGCTCGTTGCCGAAGGCTCGGGCGCCGGGGGGAGCAAGGCGAGCCAGCGGCTGAGCCGGGACCCGGTCTTCCGCGAGCTTTTTGAGCTGTCCCAGACGTGGAAGGCCGAGCTGCACCCCAAGCAGGCAATTGTTCTCGATCTCGCCCGCGAACAACTGGAAAACCATCCCGAGAGCCGGATCATTGTCTTTGCCACGTTCCGGGATACCGTGCAGCTCCTGGTCGATTACCTGAACGCAAACGGGATCGCCTGCGAGCGGTTCGTAGGCCAGGCAACAAAGGATGCGGAAAAAGGGCTCTCGCAGAAGAAGCAGATCGCTGCTCTTACCCGGTTCCGGGCCGGGGAGTTCAAGGTGCTGGTCGCAACATCGGTCGGTGAAGAGGGCCTTGATGTCCCCTCAACCGATCTCGTGATCTTCTACGAGGCGGTCCCTTCAGAGATCCGCTCCATCCAGCGGAAAGGACGGACCGGCCGGTCCGCCGCGGGAAGGGTCGTTGTCCTTGTCACGAAAGGAACCTCCGACGAGGTCTTCCGGTACGTGAGCCAGTCAAAGGAGCGCATGATGCAGAAGAGCATGCGGGAGCTTGCCGGCCACTCATCCGAACCCGCAAAACCGGTGGCCGTCGACCAGGCCCTCATCGATGAGTTCACCCCGCAGGGGCCGGCGATCCATATCGACGACCGCGAGACCTCCTCGAAAGTGGTCGAGATTCTCTCCGGCATGGGCGCCGCGATCCGGCTCGAACGCCTGCCGGTGGGAGATTATGTCATCGGCGACAGGATCGCGGTCGAGCGAAAGACTGCCCGTGACTTTGTCGATACCCTCATCAACCGGGACCTGCTCGGGCAGGCAAAGGCGCTCTCCGAGGCGGTCCCCCGGCCGGTCATGATCATCGAGGGCGGCGATATCTACACGCAACGGGACATGAACCCGAATGCCCTGCGGGGAGTTCTCGCGGCGCTCACGGTCGACATGGGAATCACGCTTCTCTTCACCCGGGACGAGCAGGACACGGCCCAGATGCTCTTTGTGATCGCAAAGCGCGAGGAGGGCGAGCGGGGCGAGCGCAAGTTCCATCCCCACAAGTCGTTTGCATCTGCAAAGGAAGAGCAGGAATACATTGTCTCGGCGTTCCCCGAGATCGGGATGAAGAACGCCCGGCTGCTGCTCGCACATTTCGGCACGATACAGGGAATTGCGAATGCTTCCTTGGAAGAACTCGTTGCGGTAAAGGGAATAGGGGAGAAGACCGGGGGGAAGATCTTCGAGTTGTGCCGGAGGAAGTACGGGTAA
- a CDS encoding DHH family phosphoesterase — MPQPSRTEDDKGLTSALSSRTVHIVHLTHNDLDAVGADAIHRMKYGKDGVFTIWSSVGKFITLFSLVAASPGKGDTLSISDIGYQKGADTLAQKAQKNGWVIEWRDHHRWREEEMAAIRTTVALLCVDTEVCATGIVARDLMPGNATAAEVARIVCDYDLWKHADPRSAVLGQVLQRKKNRDHVRDCLIGGAFTDPVIEAEYKEIKAEMDKAMADSLGHATFAGKKYRVVFAPLYGYPSETAHYIREKKKTDIEVIIGKDGKFSLRSVPPISHLIAREFGGGGHPNAAGGSFSFTVIERFTWWLFKKSKHFDEFVRIAEQY, encoded by the coding sequence ATGCCGCAGCCCTCCCGGACCGAAGACGACAAAGGCCTCACCAGTGCCCTTTCCTCGCGTACCGTACATATCGTCCACCTGACGCATAACGACCTCGACGCGGTCGGGGCCGATGCGATCCACCGGATGAAGTACGGGAAAGACGGCGTGTTTACGATCTGGAGTTCGGTAGGGAAATTTATCACGCTCTTTTCCCTCGTGGCGGCAAGCCCCGGGAAGGGTGACACGCTCTCGATCTCGGATATCGGGTACCAGAAAGGGGCAGACACCCTGGCGCAGAAAGCGCAGAAGAACGGCTGGGTAATCGAGTGGCGGGATCATCACCGCTGGCGCGAGGAGGAGATGGCCGCAATCCGGACCACGGTTGCGCTCCTCTGCGTTGATACCGAGGTCTGTGCAACGGGGATTGTGGCACGTGATCTCATGCCCGGGAACGCGACGGCCGCAGAGGTGGCACGCATAGTCTGCGATTACGACCTCTGGAAACATGCCGATCCCCGGTCCGCCGTGCTCGGGCAGGTGCTCCAGAGAAAGAAGAACCGGGACCATGTCCGGGACTGCCTGATCGGGGGCGCCTTTACCGATCCCGTGATCGAGGCCGAATACAAGGAGATCAAGGCCGAGATGGACAAGGCCATGGCAGACAGCCTGGGCCATGCAACCTTTGCCGGGAAGAAGTACCGGGTAGTCTTTGCCCCGCTCTACGGCTACCCGAGCGAGACGGCGCACTATATCCGGGAGAAGAAGAAGACCGATATCGAGGTGATCATTGGAAAGGACGGCAAGTTCTCCCTCCGGTCGGTCCCCCCTATCAGCCACCTGATCGCGCGGGAGTTCGGGGGCGGCGGGCACCCGAATGCCGCGGGCGGATCCTTCTCCTTTACCGTGATCGAACGGTTCACCTGGTGGCTCTTTAAGAAGAGCAAACATTTCGATGAGTTTGTCCGGATCGCAGAGCAGTACTGA
- a CDS encoding autoantigen p27 domain-containing protein, which produces MMAERKDDEIMAEYLLKGGKMLEKVCPVCGCPMFEYKKKTFCVVCAEKSAAKAPAAQAAPAAHSHEHDAGCTCGGDHDDGSCTCEDGEGNMLAEEIAMTIHALCERINNEKDPNHILTLMTAVKTGSEALEILCRL; this is translated from the coding sequence ATGATGGCCGAGAGAAAAGACGACGAGATCATGGCCGAGTACCTCCTCAAGGGCGGTAAGATGCTTGAGAAGGTCTGTCCGGTGTGCGGGTGCCCGATGTTCGAGTACAAGAAGAAGACCTTCTGCGTGGTCTGCGCCGAGAAGAGCGCGGCAAAGGCTCCCGCGGCGCAAGCAGCCCCGGCAGCGCATTCCCACGAACATGACGCAGGCTGCACCTGCGGCGGGGACCACGATGACGGGTCCTGTACGTGCGAGGACGGGGAAGGGAACATGCTTGCCGAGGAGATCGCAATGACGATCCATGCGCTCTGCGAGCGGATCAATAACGAGAAAGATCCCAACCATATTCTTACGCTGATGACTGCGGTGAAGACCGGGTCGGAAGCGCTTGAGATCCTGTGCCGGCTGTAA
- a CDS encoding UPF0147 family protein, translated as MSNPEKTMENCILMLQHIQEDSTIPRNIRRVADETRTLLTNNTKAMGLRAAEAISKIDEISNDPNMPIHARTRIWELVSQLETIPLD; from the coding sequence ATGTCAAATCCTGAAAAAACCATGGAAAACTGTATCCTGATGTTGCAGCACATCCAGGAGGACAGCACAATCCCAAGAAATATCCGGCGCGTTGCTGACGAGACCCGGACGCTGCTTACCAACAACACCAAGGCAATGGGCCTTCGCGCCGCCGAGGCAATTTCTAAAATCGATGAAATCTCCAACGATCCCAACATGCCCATCCATGCACGGACCCGGATCTGGGAACTGGTATCCCAGCTTGAAACGATCCCGCTCGACTAG
- a CDS encoding HdeD family acid-resistance protein, producing MAADVVTVENVTSVKWGSLVLLGALAVIFGLLVVLFPTVSATVLIELIGILIILLSFSALVISALSPGGWKSSALLAVLAVIGFFVGIATIVHPYVMGQAIAVIAGIALFLGGLIGLVLAISEKTMIHRGLFALQGILAIILGLMICILPLLGIALMVLWVGVILVVYGIIGIALGYCVRSLDAA from the coding sequence ATGGCTGCAGATGTTGTCACTGTTGAAAACGTCACCAGCGTCAAGTGGGGATCGCTTGTCCTCCTCGGCGCACTTGCCGTGATATTCGGACTCCTTGTGGTACTCTTCCCGACCGTTTCGGCTACGGTGCTGATCGAACTGATCGGGATCCTGATCATCCTGCTCTCGTTCTCTGCCCTCGTTATTTCCGCGCTCTCGCCGGGCGGCTGGAAGTCTTCAGCCCTCCTTGCGGTCCTTGCCGTGATCGGGTTCTTTGTCGGGATCGCAACGATCGTCCACCCCTATGTGATGGGACAGGCAATCGCCGTTATCGCCGGTATTGCCCTCTTTTTGGGTGGACTCATAGGCCTTGTGCTTGCGATCAGCGAGAAGACCATGATCCACCGGGGCCTCTTTGCCCTCCAGGGTATCCTTGCTATTATCCTCGGGCTGATGATCTGCATCCTCCCGCTCCTTGGCATTGCCCTGATGGTGCTCTGGGTCGGCGTGATCCTCGTGGTATACGGTATCATCGGCATTGCGCTCGGGTACTGCGTCCGCTCGCTGGATGCGGCATAA
- a CDS encoding sensor histidine kinase, with amino-acid sequence MADHTPRQRTGTPDRDNLVRGSLIALFVVLVTCSAIAAFPLGLDNLVAQLYYIPLIYAVYAYPRRGMVVSGICACAYEIAGYFYYFPDVAKLLEVTVQAVIFVGITVIIAIQLGRINREKEQYRTVFEYSQLGIVMFDGAGGTIRRYNPKFAGMLQFSDEELLSMTFSDILFSPGEVERFQDRIAKEPVSSDFETRLKTRSGAPCWVSLSWSPLDKTTTSCTAVNINSRKLAEKSVNESMTRYRQLTENSPVGILIVQKGLIRYVNPAFGRFVGVPQREIQGKEFCGFVAGHERLTCREHLDAWEKQHAGSVVSVLSFQTASGEACRTEITTTPITHLGQPATLINVLDTSEKQRLEAKIELDNERRRGILATVAHELRTPLQPIIGYLDLLLADPKDWGISDEARKVLERCLTSADRERQIINRMLDLSVLDSGKIQLTFAPVPLAGLVRSVIETSGYAAQAAIDVSVPDDVVVRADAPRLFIVLDSVISNAIRYSVPPRQIGISWRTDSTDTFWHISVSDNGEGIPADAQESIFEPFQLPDAGQLSRKFDRIGLSLAIAKKIIDAHGGEITVESTVGTGSTFTLHIPKNPPEPGRP; translated from the coding sequence ATGGCCGATCATACTCCCCGCCAGAGGACGGGTACTCCGGACCGGGATAACCTGGTGCGCGGGAGCCTGATCGCCCTTTTCGTTGTTCTTGTCACCTGCTCGGCCATAGCAGCGTTCCCGCTGGGTCTCGACAACCTGGTCGCCCAGCTCTACTATATCCCCCTCATCTACGCGGTCTATGCCTATCCCCGCCGGGGAATGGTAGTCTCGGGGATCTGCGCCTGTGCCTACGAGATAGCCGGTTACTTTTATTATTTCCCGGATGTGGCAAAGCTGCTCGAAGTCACCGTCCAGGCGGTGATCTTTGTCGGGATAACGGTCATCATCGCGATCCAGCTCGGGCGGATCAACCGGGAAAAAGAGCAGTACCGCACGGTCTTTGAATACTCCCAGCTCGGGATCGTCATGTTCGACGGCGCGGGCGGCACGATCCGGCGGTACAACCCGAAATTTGCCGGCATGCTCCAGTTCTCCGACGAGGAACTCCTGTCCATGACATTCTCCGATATCCTCTTTTCCCCCGGGGAAGTGGAACGGTTTCAGGATAGGATCGCAAAGGAACCGGTGAGCAGCGACTTCGAGACCCGGCTCAAGACCCGCAGCGGGGCCCCCTGCTGGGTGAGCCTCTCCTGGAGCCCGCTCGATAAAACCACGACGAGCTGCACGGCAGTCAACATCAATTCGAGAAAACTTGCGGAAAAATCGGTCAACGAGAGCATGACCCGGTACCGCCAGCTCACCGAGAACTCGCCGGTGGGGATCCTGATCGTCCAGAAAGGGCTGATCCGGTACGTGAACCCGGCATTTGGCCGGTTCGTGGGCGTTCCCCAGCGGGAGATCCAGGGAAAGGAGTTCTGCGGGTTCGTTGCCGGGCACGAGCGCCTGACCTGCCGGGAACACCTGGATGCCTGGGAGAAGCAGCACGCGGGGTCGGTGGTGAGCGTGCTCTCGTTCCAGACCGCCTCCGGGGAAGCGTGCCGGACAGAGATCACCACCACCCCGATAACGCATCTCGGCCAGCCGGCAACCCTCATCAATGTGCTGGACACCTCCGAGAAGCAGCGCCTCGAAGCAAAGATCGAACTGGACAACGAACGCCGCCGGGGGATCCTCGCCACCGTTGCCCACGAACTCAGGACCCCCCTCCAGCCCATCATCGGGTACCTCGACCTCCTCCTTGCCGATCCCAAGGACTGGGGGATCTCGGACGAGGCCCGGAAGGTCCTCGAACGGTGCCTGACGAGCGCCGACCGGGAGCGCCAGATCATCAACCGGATGCTCGACCTCTCCGTCCTCGATTCGGGAAAGATCCAGCTCACCTTTGCCCCGGTCCCGCTTGCCGGCCTCGTCCGATCGGTTATCGAGACGAGCGGGTATGCCGCACAGGCCGCAATCGACGTGAGCGTGCCGGACGATGTGGTTGTCCGGGCGGATGCACCGCGGCTCTTTATCGTGCTCGATTCGGTGATCTCGAATGCCATCCGGTACTCGGTTCCGCCCCGCCAGATCGGCATCTCCTGGCGCACGGACAGCACAGATACCTTCTGGCACATTTCTGTCAGCGATAACGGCGAAGGGATCCCGGCCGATGCGCAGGAATCGATCTTCGAACCCTTCCAGCTGCCCGATGCCGGCCAGCTCTCCCGCAAGTTCGACCGGATCGGCCTCTCGCTTGCCATTGCAAAGAAGATCATCGATGCCCACGGCGGGGAGATCACGGTAGAAAGTACGGTGGGTACGGGCAGTACGTTTACCCTGCATATCCCGAAAAATCCCCCGGAGCCCGGGCGCCCATAA
- a CDS encoding monovalent cation:proton antiporter family protein, whose protein sequence is MIAVVCVIVLSVALLYLGQRFKMPSIVSFLVIGMLVGPFGFALITDQSVIDMIGEIGIILLLFTIGLEFSFQTLLRSWRAVIIGGIVQVCTTIVAITGLTLAFGMPFNESLIFGFIVSLSSTAIVMKILQEKGEVDTIQGRTLLGILIFQDLAIIPMMLVLPLLSGSGSGIDLSSAPYQITKVAAIILAIIVLGYWVIPRVLFKVAKERSRELFLFTIAGICILIAWLTNEAGLSYTLGAFIGGLIVGESDYNIDALGHIIPFRDVFAAIFFLSIGMLLNTVTVLGNFGYVALIIAIIFVVKIVTGAFSARVLGMPARVCVFCGLALAQIGEFSFVLAKSGLDAGVIQTGAYQIFIAGAIVTMACTPFAMKASPWVVETLYHLFPKRIAREKTLLTDELSPAEALSNHIIIAGYGITGKSVARAATLAGIPYLVIELNPEIIRQERSAYRPNFIFGDAVNEEVLEHAGIRTARTLIVAVSEEEAIPRIIHTARQLSQNVHILARTRHVRNAQNLLDLGADEVISEEFESALEIFTRALKRYQIPEEEVVRIIERSKRLGNALFTRCADTDQHKKIQNFETLFKATHVHTVRVEPGSEVEGKTIADLRLKEQYGIREFGFRRGSMKFTEPDSTVELRAGDTLVFFITDEKAGKIIPLFSAKNA, encoded by the coding sequence ATGATCGCTGTCGTCTGTGTCATTGTCCTGTCCGTTGCTCTTCTCTATCTCGGCCAGCGCTTCAAGATGCCGAGCATCGTCAGTTTCCTTGTCATCGGGATGCTTGTCGGCCCCTTCGGGTTTGCGCTCATCACCGACCAGTCCGTTATCGACATGATAGGCGAGATCGGCATCATCCTTTTGCTCTTTACCATCGGCCTCGAATTCTCGTTCCAGACCCTGCTGCGTTCGTGGCGTGCGGTGATCATCGGGGGTATCGTCCAGGTCTGTACCACGATTGTCGCGATCACCGGCCTTACGCTTGCCTTTGGCATGCCGTTTAACGAGTCGCTGATCTTCGGCTTTATCGTCTCCCTTTCGAGCACGGCAATCGTGATGAAGATCCTCCAGGAGAAAGGCGAGGTCGATACGATCCAGGGAAGGACGCTTCTCGGGATTCTGATCTTCCAGGACCTCGCCATCATCCCCATGATGCTCGTTCTCCCGCTCCTTTCGGGCAGCGGGAGCGGCATCGATCTCTCTTCGGCTCCCTACCAGATCACCAAGGTCGCTGCGATCATCCTTGCGATCATCGTCCTTGGGTACTGGGTCATCCCCCGGGTACTCTTCAAGGTGGCAAAGGAGCGGAGCCGCGAGCTCTTCCTCTTTACCATCGCCGGGATCTGCATTCTCATTGCCTGGCTGACAAACGAGGCCGGGCTGTCGTACACCCTCGGCGCATTCATCGGCGGCCTGATTGTAGGAGAATCCGATTACAATATCGATGCGCTCGGCCATATCATCCCGTTCCGCGACGTCTTTGCCGCCATCTTCTTCCTCTCGATAGGAATGCTCTTAAACACCGTAACAGTGCTCGGGAACTTCGGGTACGTAGCCCTGATCATCGCCATTATCTTTGTTGTCAAGATCGTCACCGGTGCGTTCTCTGCCCGCGTGCTCGGGATGCCGGCCCGGGTCTGCGTCTTCTGCGGCCTTGCGCTCGCCCAGATCGGGGAATTCTCGTTCGTGCTTGCCAAAAGCGGGCTCGATGCAGGGGTTATCCAGACGGGAGCCTACCAGATCTTCATTGCCGGGGCCATCGTCACCATGGCGTGTACCCCGTTTGCCATGAAGGCATCCCCGTGGGTTGTCGAGACGCTCTACCACCTCTTCCCAAAAAGGATAGCTCGGGAGAAGACCCTCCTGACGGACGAACTTTCCCCGGCAGAAGCGCTATCAAACCACATTATCATCGCCGGGTACGGGATTACCGGAAAAAGCGTTGCCCGGGCCGCGACCCTGGCCGGCATCCCCTACCTGGTCATCGAGCTCAACCCGGAGATCATCCGGCAGGAGCGTTCCGCGTACCGCCCGAACTTTATCTTTGGCGATGCGGTAAACGAGGAGGTGCTCGAACATGCCGGCATCAGGACCGCCCGGACCCTCATTGTCGCTGTTTCTGAAGAGGAGGCGATCCCGCGGATCATCCATACCGCCCGGCAGCTCTCCCAAAACGTCCATATCCTTGCCCGGACCCGCCATGTGCGGAATGCCCAGAACCTGCTCGATCTCGGGGCCGACGAGGTGATCTCGGAAGAGTTCGAGTCTGCGCTCGAGATCTTCACCCGCGCCCTCAAACGCTACCAGATCCCGGAGGAGGAGGTAGTACGGATCATCGAACGGTCAAAGCGCCTGGGTAACGCCCTCTTTACCCGGTGTGCCGACACCGACCAGCACAAGAAGATCCAGAACTTCGAGACCCTCTTTAAGGCCACCCATGTCCACACGGTCCGGGTAGAACCGGGCTCCGAAGTGGAAGGAAAGACCATTGCCGATCTCCGGCTCAAAGAGCAGTATGGCATCCGCGAGTTCGGGTTCCGCCGGGGTTCCATGAAGTTTACCGAGCCGGATTCGACGGTCGAGCTCCGGGCCGGGGACACGCTCGTCTTCTTTATCACGGACGAGAAAGCGGGAAAGATCATCCCGCTCTTTTCGGCAAAGAACGCATAA